The genome window GCCCTGCTGGTGGCCCCGGGCTGCGTACTGGTGCTGTGCTTCCTGAACAACCGGAACTGGGTCTCCCACAGTTCCTACATGATGGTCGGCGTAATCCTGTGGATCGCGCTGCTCAAGTCCGGTGTGCACGCGACACTGGCGGGCGTAATCCTGGCCGCATTCATACCCATGCGGTCCAGGACCGATCCCGACGTATCGCCGCTCAAGGTCCTGGAGCACGATCTGCATACGGCCGTGGCCTTCGTCATCCTTCCTGTTTTCGCCTTCGCCAACTCCGGCGTCGTTTTAAGCGGCATTACGTACGAGCAGGCATTCCACGGTGTACCCGTCGGGGTCGCACTCGGCCTGTTCCTGGGCAAGCAGATCGGGATCTTCGCGCTGTGCTGGCTGTTCATCAAGCTCAAAGTGGCGACCCTGCCCTCGGGGATGACCTGGTCCGGTCTCTACGGGGCGAGCGTCCTGTGCGGAATCGGATTCACCATGAGCCTGTTCATCGG of Gemmatimonadota bacterium contains these proteins:
- a CDS encoding Na+/H+ antiporter NhaA, which produces ALLVAPGCVLVLCFLNNRNWVSHSSYMMVGVILWIALLKSGVHATLAGVILAAFIPMRSRTDPDVSPLKVLEHDLHTAVAFVILPVFAFANSGVVLSGITYEQAFHGVPVGVALGLFLGKQIGIFALCWLFIKLKVATLPSGMTWSGLYGASVLCGIGFTMSLFIGSLAFGETEFHDMFDERLGIIVGSLLSGVLGFFVLRYSLPPVVKPDAPVEVEVEKVV